CAGGATCGAAAGCCCGCCACGACGCGCCCCCAAAATCGCCCCGGCCAGCATCGGCCCCAACGATTGCGCGGTCACCGGCACCCCGGTAATCGGCAGGGTGATGGGTGGAAACAGCCCAAGCACAGCGGTCACTGCGGCAAACAGCGCGACATAGACGATATCTTTGGTGTTCATGATTTTACGATCCTTCCTTCCCGTTCTCCCCGGCGAAGGGATAGCCGCAAAACCGCAGACCGCCAAGCAAAATGACGCTTCATTCCCATCAGGATGGGATAAGGATCGCCAAATAGGTTTTTGGTTTCAGAAACTTGTCGCGGATTAATCGCTGCTTTGCTCAGCAAAGGATTTAAGCCGCATCAGGGCAGAATCCCAGCGCCCCGCAACATGGTCAAGCCACGCCCGCGCAAGGGCCAACCGATCCGGGCAAAAAGCATATCGGCTTTCGCGGCCGATCCGATGACTTTCGACCAGCCCCGCCATTTCAAGCACGCGCAAATGTTTCGTCACCGCCTGCCGGGTCATGTCGGCATCATTGGAAAGAGATGCGATTGACCGCGCCTGACCGTCCGATAGCCGATCAAAAATCGCCAGTCGGGTCGGATCGCCCAAAGCGGCAAAGATTTCGGCAAAACCCGGATCACCACCAGATCCCGGCATGTGATTTTCAGTTTTCGACATATTTCCTGATATTTTCCAACTGGAACGCCCAGCCATTTGTGTTGGCCTGCAAGGCCGCCGAAAGACGATGTGCAGGCAGTTTGTCAAAGCCGATTTCACGCACGGTCACCCGTGTCACACCCGCTTTTTCTTCAAGCCAGAATTCGACAAGCGTT
The Thalassospira xiamenensis M-5 = DSM 17429 DNA segment above includes these coding regions:
- a CDS encoding ArsR/SmtB family transcription factor yields the protein MSKTENHMPGSGGDPGFAEIFAALGDPTRLAIFDRLSDGQARSIASLSNDADMTRQAVTKHLRVLEMAGLVESHRIGRESRYAFCPDRLALARAWLDHVAGRWDSALMRLKSFAEQSSD